The following proteins are encoded in a genomic region of Trueperaceae bacterium:
- a CDS encoding BMP family ABC transporter substrate-binding protein: MRKLLLLVATLAFGSAFAQDYVMGIVFDAGGKFDGSFNEGTWRGMVQAIEALESDFEIELIEFEGTPDTSAEGHRRIAAEGAELIVGPGFAQADGISAAASEFPDTNWVFIDGWPLGDNVRAVAFKEHEGSFLVGYIAGTLTQTGVVGFVGGMDIPLIRKFNLGYEEGVKAACEGCTIVSNYVGVTPSAWNDPARAKELATTQRAQGADIIYAAAGASGNGVIDFVNEKMCYTPSGSQRLTPLASILDSAEFSPQYTDACGSDSEPLFFIGVDSNQNFRGDTDGNPSTLNHGLTSMLKRVDVAAGNAVMDIVSGEFTGGFQVLGLADNGVGYAVDEYNEALLPQTLITSLELISTLIISGELDVTDFTAQ, from the coding sequence ATGCGCAAACTTTTGCTGCTGGTAGCGACGCTTGCATTTGGATCAGCGTTCGCACAGGATTACGTTATGGGCATCGTTTTCGATGCAGGCGGAAAGTTCGATGGATCTTTCAACGAAGGTACGTGGCGGGGAATGGTACAAGCCATCGAGGCCTTAGAGTCTGATTTTGAGATCGAGCTAATTGAATTCGAAGGAACCCCAGATACGTCTGCTGAAGGCCATCGACGCATAGCAGCAGAAGGGGCTGAACTGATAGTCGGTCCTGGCTTTGCTCAAGCTGATGGAATTAGTGCTGCTGCCAGTGAGTTTCCAGATACAAATTGGGTCTTTATTGATGGTTGGCCGTTAGGGGATAATGTTCGCGCTGTAGCATTCAAGGAGCATGAAGGTAGCTTCCTTGTAGGTTACATAGCTGGGACTTTAACGCAAACTGGGGTAGTTGGGTTTGTAGGCGGAATGGATATTCCGCTAATTCGTAAATTCAACCTAGGTTACGAAGAAGGCGTTAAAGCTGCCTGCGAAGGCTGTACCATCGTTAGTAATTACGTTGGAGTTACTCCATCAGCGTGGAATGATCCTGCCCGGGCTAAAGAACTAGCGACAACCCAACGTGCTCAAGGAGCCGATATAATTTACGCAGCTGCAGGAGCTTCTGGCAATGGTGTAATAGACTTCGTCAATGAAAAAATGTGTTACACGCCGTCGGGCTCGCAGCGACTTACTCCGCTAGCGAGCATTTTAGACTCAGCCGAATTCAGCCCTCAATATACTGATGCATGCGGGTCAGACTCAGAACCCCTCTTCTTTATTGGCGTTGATTCAAATCAGAACTTCCGGGGCGACACTGATGGGAACCCGTCAACTCTAAACCACGGTCTTACTAGTATGCTGAAACGAGTAGATGTAGCTGCTGGAAACGCTGTCATGGACATTGTCTCTGGTGAATTTACTGGAGGTTTTCAGGTACTAGGATTAGCGGATAATGGTGTGGGTTATGCCGTTGATGAGTACAACGAAGCATTACTCCCCCAAACATTGATTACCTCTCTAGAACTTATCAGTACTTTAATCATCAGCGGAGAATTAGATGTTACTGACTTCACCGCTCAGTAA
- a CDS encoding 16S rRNA (cytosine(1402)-N(4))-methyltransferase, producing MNHTPVMLKESIDLLTIIEGQWYVDGTFGAGGHSTEILNRGGRVLALDKDPAAADHAQSFQGSDFHFKQSNFRDLPHVLMTTGITRIHGVLLDLGVSSMQLSQPERGFSYRNNGPLDMRMDQIGTNAADLVNNATEAELAEIIYRYGEDHYSRRIARTIVKARSIQPIQSTQTLRELLESAYPNKKRRSHPARKTFQALRIAVNDELGALKDGISSAGTVLSGGGRLVVLSYHSLEDRIMKRFLNQSLDLQVVTKRPITPSAHEESSNPRSRSAKLRAGEKVIA from the coding sequence ATGAATCACACCCCTGTCATGCTGAAAGAGTCAATTGACCTATTAACGATAATTGAAGGGCAGTGGTACGTCGATGGCACATTTGGAGCGGGAGGGCATAGCACAGAAATTCTTAATCGCGGTGGAAGGGTATTAGCTTTAGACAAAGATCCTGCTGCCGCAGACCACGCACAAAGCTTCCAGGGATCTGACTTCCATTTTAAACAAAGTAATTTCCGGGATCTTCCTCATGTCCTGATGACGACTGGTATCACTCGTATCCACGGAGTGCTCCTTGATTTAGGTGTTTCCAGCATGCAACTTAGCCAACCGGAACGAGGGTTTTCTTACCGAAATAATGGTCCCCTCGACATGCGTATGGATCAAATTGGGACCAATGCAGCCGACCTGGTCAACAACGCAACCGAAGCAGAGCTAGCCGAAATTATTTACCGGTACGGAGAAGACCATTACAGTCGACGTATAGCGCGGACAATTGTTAAGGCCCGTTCTATACAACCGATCCAGTCTACGCAAACCCTACGCGAGTTACTCGAGTCCGCATACCCAAATAAAAAGCGAAGGTCCCATCCAGCCCGAAAAACCTTTCAGGCCCTGCGGATAGCTGTTAATGACGAACTTGGAGCTCTCAAAGATGGAATCAGTTCCGCTGGAACTGTACTCTCTGGCGGTGGTCGATTAGTCGTATTAAGTTACCACTCTCTCGAGGATCGAATAATGAAGCGATTCCTCAATCAGAGTCTGGATTTACAAGTTGTAACCAAGCGGCCCATCACACCATCGGCCCATGAAGAATCTTCAAATCCTAGATCCAGAAGCGCCAAATTACGTGCTGGTGAGAAGGTAATAGCGTGA
- a CDS encoding cell division/cell wall cluster transcriptional repressor MraZ yields MPFGEFQYSVDDKGRVIIPPPFRTFIEAGLVITRGMEGCLYIFPNTAWQRIEERLTDLPLTDPDARNFVRFFYSGAAKAKIDTAGRITIAGTLRMFAEVKDQVVIAGAPNRLEVWNETRWLNNLSEVQERPPAPELLRELVG; encoded by the coding sequence ATGCCGTTTGGTGAGTTTCAATACTCGGTCGATGATAAGGGGCGGGTCATCATCCCACCCCCATTTAGAACCTTTATAGAGGCTGGCTTAGTAATAACTAGAGGAATGGAAGGTTGTCTCTATATCTTCCCAAACACCGCCTGGCAAAGAATCGAAGAACGCCTTACCGACCTTCCTCTGACGGATCCTGACGCACGCAATTTCGTACGATTCTTTTACTCCGGCGCCGCCAAAGCTAAGATCGATACTGCTGGTCGCATCACGATAGCCGGGACCCTTCGCATGTTTGCCGAGGTGAAAGACCAAGTGGTTATCGCAGGCGCACCCAACCGTCTGGAAGTTTGGAATGAGACCCGATGGCTTAACAACTTATCGGAAGTTCAAGAACGCCCCCCCGCACCAGAGCTACTACGTGAGCTTGTCGGATGA
- a CDS encoding DNA ligase (NAD(+)) LigA: MVGKRDTDQIDSLRQRLRQANHSYYVEQSPTLTDFEYDGLMQELIDLEATYPHLVDEESPTQKVGDQPQSSFATVIHPTPMYSLGNAFDQTALNDFEARIYRTLASEKLIEYVAEPKIDGLSVNLYYSDGELAWAATRGNGTAGEKVTENLRHIEGIPHRLRDSLNIEVRGEVYLSREEFSRINLDRVSQELEPFRNPRNAASGTVRHIDPSIPKSRNLQAFFYSVGEPGLTGSKTQWDLLLWLQDAGFRVNEERERLSGLEGFFPVMEEWLFNRDSLPYEVDGVVIKVNQFSLQDEVGTTARSPRWAIAYKFPAKETKSTLLEISLQVGRTGKVTPVAELSPVQLEGTTVSRATLHNRTFISDRDLRLGDRVTVRKAGGIIPEVIGVVLAERSVNSIPYAFPEECPLCDGVLSQEGANLLCINPECPAQLRERLRHMVSRTALDIEGLGPKTIELLIKEGFVKIIPDLFNLDPEKISNLPGFGEISVNKLVAELEIAKQAPLSRWLVALGLPHVGGRKAERLANSFGDLAELRSATEEQLSSVPDIGEIIGRRVAETFRHEGFVNLLDNLEEKGIRPTTTTSKSALGHLTGKTFVLTGALQLPRNSVKAELETLGARVASAVSSKTDYLVIGKDPGSKLRKAQDLGVQVINEERLSELVKEVVVAES; this comes from the coding sequence ATAGTGGGTAAACGTGATACAGACCAGATAGATAGCCTCCGGCAGAGGCTACGACAAGCAAACCACAGTTATTACGTTGAACAGTCTCCGACCCTAACCGATTTTGAATACGACGGACTGATGCAGGAATTAATTGACTTAGAGGCTACCTATCCACATTTAGTTGACGAGGAATCTCCGACTCAGAAAGTTGGAGATCAACCTCAATCTAGTTTCGCGACAGTGATCCATCCGACACCAATGTATTCACTCGGCAACGCGTTTGACCAAACAGCCCTTAATGACTTTGAGGCTAGAATCTACCGGACCTTAGCTTCCGAAAAGCTGATCGAATATGTTGCTGAACCAAAGATAGATGGCCTCTCAGTGAATTTGTACTACAGTGATGGTGAACTAGCCTGGGCGGCAACTCGTGGCAACGGTACGGCTGGTGAAAAGGTCACTGAAAATCTGCGTCACATTGAGGGGATTCCTCATCGATTACGAGATTCACTAAATATCGAGGTACGGGGTGAGGTGTATCTTAGTCGAGAGGAATTTTCGAGGATCAATTTAGATCGAGTCAGTCAGGAACTTGAGCCGTTTAGGAATCCAAGAAACGCTGCTTCAGGCACTGTGCGCCACATTGACCCAAGTATTCCTAAAAGTCGTAATTTACAGGCCTTTTTCTACTCTGTGGGTGAACCAGGTTTGACAGGTTCTAAAACGCAGTGGGACCTATTGCTGTGGCTACAAGATGCGGGATTCAGAGTCAATGAGGAACGTGAGCGCCTTTCGGGTCTGGAAGGCTTTTTCCCGGTAATGGAAGAATGGTTGTTCAATAGGGATAGCCTTCCTTACGAAGTTGATGGCGTTGTTATAAAGGTTAATCAATTTAGCCTTCAAGATGAGGTTGGGACTACCGCGAGATCGCCGCGTTGGGCTATTGCATACAAGTTTCCAGCAAAAGAGACGAAAAGCACTCTTTTGGAAATTTCTCTACAAGTTGGTCGGACTGGTAAGGTAACGCCGGTTGCAGAATTATCTCCGGTCCAGTTAGAAGGAACTACTGTTTCAAGGGCTACCTTGCATAACCGTACTTTTATTTCAGATCGGGACTTACGACTTGGTGATCGAGTGACAGTGCGTAAGGCTGGAGGAATTATTCCGGAGGTTATTGGGGTGGTGTTAGCTGAAAGATCAGTTAATTCAATCCCGTATGCATTTCCAGAAGAATGTCCTTTATGTGACGGCGTTTTGTCCCAGGAAGGCGCCAACCTCTTGTGTATAAATCCTGAATGTCCTGCCCAACTCAGGGAGCGCTTACGGCACATGGTTTCTAGGACTGCGCTAGATATAGAGGGACTAGGCCCAAAGACCATCGAGCTCTTGATTAAAGAAGGTTTTGTCAAGATAATACCCGATTTGTTTAATTTGGATCCTGAAAAAATATCAAATTTACCTGGTTTCGGGGAGATTTCTGTAAATAAGCTTGTTGCTGAGTTAGAAATTGCTAAACAAGCACCTTTGTCTCGGTGGTTGGTAGCCCTTGGGTTGCCTCACGTCGGAGGGCGCAAGGCTGAGCGATTAGCGAATTCTTTCGGGGATTTAGCAGAGTTGCGCTCGGCCACGGAAGAGCAATTATCTTCGGTGCCAGATATAGGAGAAATTATTGGGAGGCGGGTTGCTGAGACATTCCGCCACGAGGGTTTCGTAAATCTTTTAGATAATCTAGAAGAGAAAGGTATACGTCCAACTACTACAACTTCTAAATCTGCTTTAGGGCATTTAACTGGTAAGACTTTTGTCCTGACTGGTGCCCTGCAGTTGCCTAGAAACTCGGTGAAAGCTGAACTTGAGACTCTTGGTGCTCGTGTAGCCTCGGCTGTGAGTTCCAAAACTGACTACCTGGTGATAGGGAAAGATCCAGGTTCAAAGCTAAGAAAGGCTCAAGACCTGGGTGTCCAAGTCATTAATGAAGAGCGACTTTCAGAACTTGTCAAAGAGGTAGTAGTCGCGGAAAGTTGA